In Euphorbia lathyris chromosome 10, ddEupLath1.1, whole genome shotgun sequence, a single genomic region encodes these proteins:
- the LOC136209945 gene encoding wall-associated receptor kinase 2-like, giving the protein MKHNMQKMRALLLTYLLVLWFSIVLPMKPSPNVLDGCREKCGDISIFYPFGLDDPNCAINNGTSDFLLKCNSTTSPPTLVLRENITIVNMSIDDGLISVKLHAAVECYNGTRQTEYVGQGITLGENFRFSHEHNKLTVFGCDTTALLTDRDENFRAGCVSLCNKDVKFEDNESCSGDGCCQASLPESLSTLVFSLQSVLDSSEALGKNQCGIAFLSDQRSFKVADFSLSDWPYPKEYMEAESVIEWVVEETTCEIAKDTDTYACKNNTDCVYSRNVNGYRCLCKQGFAGNPYLHGCQDIDECKDQSKYQCHGHCRNTIGNYTCLINLNE; this is encoded by the exons ATGAAGCATAACATGCAAAAAATGAGAGCTCTTCTCCTCACCTACTTACTAGTGTTGTGGTTTTCGATAGTATTACCGATGAAACCGTCGCCAAACGTTCTCGACGGGTGTAGAGAAAAGTGTGGAGATATCAGCATCTTCTACCCTTTTGGGCTCGACGATCCCAATTGCGCCATCAACAACGGCACCTCTGATTTCCTGCTAAAATGTAACTCCACCACTTCTCCTCCTACACTGGTTCTCAGAGAGAACATTACAATCGTTAATATGTCCATTGACGACGGCTTGATCTCTGTAAAACTCCATGCAGCTGTCGAGTGTTACAATGGGACAAGACAAACAGAGTATGTCGGGCAAGGCATAACATTGGGAGAGAATTTCAGATTCTCCCACGAACACAACAAACTCACTGTTTTTGGATGTGATACCACAGCTTTACTGACAGACCGAGACGAAAACTTTAGGGCGGGTTGTGTGTCGCTATGTAATAAAGATGTAAAATTTGAAGACAACGAATCTTGCTCAGGTGATGGGTGTTGCCAAGCATCCTTACCAGAATCTCTTTCCACATTAGTATTTTCTCTTCAAAGCGTATTGGATTCTTCGGAAGCCTTGGGCAAAAATCAGTGTGGAATTGCATTCTTGTCCGATCAAAGGAGTTTTAAAGTTGCTGATTTTAGTCTCTCCGATTGGCCGTATCCAAAAGAATATATGGAAGCGGAATCTGTAATTGAATGGGTGGTTGAAGAAACGACATGCGAAATAGCAAAGGATACAGATACATATGCTTGTAAGAATAATACAGATTGCGTCTACTCCAGAAATGTAAACGGATATCGTTGCTTGTGCAAACAAGGATTTGCTGGAAATCCATATCTTCATGGATGCCAAG ACATTGATGAGTGCAAGGATCAAAGCAAGTACCAATGCCACGGTCATTGCAGGAACACAATTGGGAATTATACATGTCTAATAAATTTGAATGAGTGA